The proteins below are encoded in one region of Penaeus monodon isolate SGIC_2016 chromosome 32, NSTDA_Pmon_1, whole genome shotgun sequence:
- the LOC119593504 gene encoding uncharacterized protein LOC119593504 (The sequence of the model RefSeq protein was modified relative to this genomic sequence to represent the inferred CDS: added 195 bases not found in genome assembly), with amino-acid sequence MQPPQHHFSRVVLAVLISLAAVGSQAATLRGDEDVSDLAARFRWRDPYNWQLAPERDIAVPALPDGHKKFQFYVLDESGQLVQEWFTLQEIQDLLIRVGPIFRSEGEASSPSTDSPEDSIHQVIASVQQVISEEFAHTQRLPLAPSPSRSPLGPSNSSHNDTPFQANGESIDIPEAILHNLMSHPYFTTSWLTLPTTRPEETTTNPWMLGGEDQVREEVVEEVTEALEASDGFTEATASTASEGTGGQDEGVTESAITEAALEESVVTESASAEVVLPEVADLKASSDSDEAKGDPQTTESTGTGETATEGIPARASDSTASASETTTPQPTQRPLLDRWNSRFPAWTAFPGRDTPTTIAIPSYDLEPADDYNSSPVGLSGIESPVNDEVGVEVGFTTWNYPGKHNEAMDEMPTTVGADNLLEDSATMYPENSNQERPTQDILLVPDNENSLPRSTTPGAAMGSSEVATANDAIIIPTTQFNMNETAGTMNTTESDNEHMTETSLSEVEVESYSVTTLSPTTTAPEKYQDMTSLPEIPSDNLQMEKDDTTEYYPWSTDNINQYFPLMSDPLLSDEAMTLLDIFQYQGDASGHLGDAPHYDFPVFNDKPSQSSEEVTTESDVTMASMDEQDSATEYSIIQDLTTDVAQITSLQETPSDSSGQDMFNQNSDMENLETSSQTTQYPTTDGPSTQYPDTQSPSTEGPVSQSPTIKDGSSQDLANQASNIPPSTVNTLLQEVTTQSPVIQDTTTELPSSQETTEKPQDLQTTTTQVPLPLYSATIPASLSPASTPEEPDLPEPKTIEPTTATQEPTGNPTEEPSPTTPTTPTTLPNLPSTDLPTSTQGTKQPAILPLYDYYYNDNFGSSNVLPPAPASNEERIDLGALERTGDQTEDYYYDDYYPSAVYLDDVNEDYYDYTNTSQSGPILNGTDLGFPGPNATSPYHDHHHGEHHGEHHGSHHHPQSQSGPPAKLLEAPPNNPGLEASVEGLDPDVRKFVDVMNDVAFKVYKKAARQYKRKNFVMSPLSLISTLSMLLLGARGKSAAALSDLLLTDQFYTFNPHLILKNVTQVLLDNDGAHDVVFLNQFLVEKPKNPYSLDFFARTIKFFYGASVSQVTPPEFDSHVRDRVNALVRNVTFGAVGDFLLQDEPLYLTPPLSAVATNFFHGRWSLPVTQNDLFDMDFLQFPTAERRLVRTVGLSKKMTINAGYSSAADVTTAEIPFYSRLGELSLIVVMPGKQKDFVANGLAQLEASLSPAKWSQVLRSMLPNTVQFQMPVFRHRAFHNFSDILQDVGLSELFQADKADFSGINNVKGLRLSDVVQLTEFQSCQIEEPLQDGSISSRRARRMAQGGDVDETGPTAYYRQTYIYGLPMFDYKRWGKDELEEEVEEEQDLDMGYASVESLHRAESSQPPSVASLRTEAPPPPLPDLTSSKTEWNGDGFPGLQAESLLRQDLLDYYGPLPSAPDENRVNRMGIPTGRKPATGGTYYRQDDTGTLAFDRAFLYVVRHNPTGLLLFMGRYLDPAAN; translated from the exons ATGGCGCGACCCCTACAACTGGCAGCTGGCTCCGGAGAGGGATATAGCCGTCCCTGCCCTGCCAGATGGCCACAAGAAGTTCCAGTTCTACGTCCTGGATGAGAGCGGCCAGCTGGTCCAGGAATGGTTCACGCTGCAGGAGATTCAG GACCTCCTGATTAGGGTCGGACCAATCTTCAGGTCTGAGGGTGAGGCTTCCAGTCCTTCTACAGACAGCCCTGAAGACAGCATTCACCAGGTCATTGCGTCAGTGCAGCAG GTGATCTCAGAGGAGTTCGCCCACACGCAGAGA ACAACGACACGCCCTTCCAAGCTAACGGGGAATCCATCGACATCCCGGAAGCCATCCTTCACAATCTCATGAGTCATCCCTACTTCACGACGTCTTGGCTGACCCTTCCTACGACACGACCCGAAGAGACGACGACCAATCCGTGGATGCTTGGAGGTGAGGATCAAGTTCGGGAGGAGGTCGTTGAGGAGGTGACCGAGGCTCTAGAGGCCAGCGACGGATTCACGGAAGCCACTGCCTCCACGGCTTCTGAAGGGACTGGTGGTCAGGACGAAGGAGTTACGGAGAGTGCGATTACAGAGGCAGCGCTGGAGGAATCCGTCGTTACCGAAAGTGCGAGTGCTGAGGTCGTCCTTCCAGAGGTCGCTGATTTGAAGGCTTCCAGTGACTCGGATGAGGCCAAAGGCGACCCGCAAACCACAGAGTCGACCGGCACTGGCGAAACAGCAACGGAAGGCATCCCAGCACGAGCTTCGGATTCTACGGCCTCTGCCTCGGAGACCACCACTCCCCAGCCAACGCAGAGGCCTCTCCTCGACCGCTGGAATTCCCGCTTCCCCGCCTGGACCGCCTTCCCCGGCCGCGATACCCCGACAACCATTGCCATTCCCAGCTACGACCTGGAGCCTGCGGACGACTACAACTCCAGCCCTGTCGGCCTTTCGGGAATCGAGAGCCCTGTGAATGATGAAGTCGGTGTTGAGGTCGGATTCACGACTTGGAATTATCCAGGAAAACACAATGAGGCAATGGATGAAATGCCTACGACCGTAGGCGCCGATAATCTTCTAGAAGATTCTGCAACAATGTATCCAGAAAACAGCAATCAAGAAAGACCAACACAGGACATCCTCTTGGTCCCTGACAATGAGAACTCCCTTCCTCGATCTACCACACCAGGCGCTGCTATGGGTTCATCTGAAGTCGCAACCGCCAATGACGCCATAATCATACCTACTACACAGTTCAATATGAATGAAACTGCCGGGACAATGAACACAACGGAATCTGACAACGAACATATGACAGAAACAAGTCTTTCTGAGGTTGAAGTTGAATCCTATTCGGTGACGACTCTGTCTCCAACGACCACGGCGCCTGAGAAGTACCAGGACATGACGTCATTACCTGAAATCCCTAGTGACAACCTACAGATGGAAAAAGATGATACTACTGAATATTACCCATGGTCAACCGATAATATCAATCAATATTTCCCGTTGATGAGTGACCCACTGCTCTCAGATGAAGCTATGACGTTGCTTGACATCTTCCAGTATCAGGGCGATGCATCTGGTCATCTTGGAGATGCGCCGCACTATGACTTCCCAGTATTTAATGACAAACCTTCTCAGAGCTCTGAAGAAGTCACAACTGAAAGTGATGTAACTATGGCGAGCATGGATGAGCAAGACTCAGCCACGGAATACTCCATTATTCAGGATCTTACCACTGATGTAGCCCAAATTACATCCCTACAGGAGACTCCCAGCGATTCGTCAGGACAGGATATGTTCAATCAGAACTCCGACATGGAAAACCTGGAAACCTCAAGTCAGACCACTCAGTACCCCACAACAGATGGCCCATCG TCTCCCACTATCAAAGACGGCTCAAGTCAGGACCTCGCAAACCAAGCATCCAACATCCCGCCATCGACAGTCAATACACTCCTCCAGGAAGTGACGACCCAGTCTCCTGTCATTCAGGACACCACGACGGAACTGCCTAGTTCTCAGGAAACGACTGAAAAACCCCAAGATCTCCAAACGACAACCACTCAGGTTCCACTCCCTCTCTACTCAGCTACAATCCCGGCCTCCTTAAGTCCCGCATCAACCCCCGAGGAACCCGACCTTCCTG GGGGAACCCAACCGAGGAACCCTCACCAACGACCCCAACGACCCCAACGACGCTTCCAAACCTCCCATCCACGGATCTCCCGACGTCAACGCAAGGCACGAAACAGCCGGCGATTCTTCCTCTATACGATTATTACTACAACGACAACTTCGGCAGCTCTAACGTCCTGCCTCCTGCCCCGGCGAGCAACGAGGAGAGGATAGACCTGGGGGCGCTGGAGAGGACCGGCGATCAGACAGAGGACTACTACTACGATGATTACTATCCGTCTGCCGTCTACCTGGACGACGTTAATGAG GATTACTACGACTACACCAACACGTCCCAATCCGGCCCAATCCTGAATGGCACCGACCTCGGCTTCCCGGGACCGAACGCCACGAGTCCTTACCATGATCACCACCATGGAGAACACCATGGAGAACACCACGGGTCTCATCACCATCCGCAGAGTCAATCGGGACCGCCGGCGAAGCTTCTGGAAGCCCCGCCGAATAACCCCGGTCTCGAAGCTTCAGTCGAAGGACTCGATCCGGACGTCAGGAAGTTCGTGGATGTGATGAATGACGTTGCTTTCAAG GTGTACAAAAAGGCTGCCAGACAATACAAGCGGAAGAACTTCGTCATGTCCCCCTTGAGTCTGATCTCCACCTTGAGCATGCTCCTCCTTGGAGCCCGGGGAAAATCTGCAGCGGCCCTGAGCGACCTCCTCCTCACGGATCAGTTCTACACATTCAACCCTCACCTCATACTCAAGAACGTGACTCAAGTTCTACTCGATAATGACGGCGCTCATGATGTGGTGTTCCTCAATCAGTTCCTCGTGGAGAAG CCAAAGAACCCCTACTCCTTAGACTTCTTCGCTCGCACCATCAAGTTCTTCTACGGCGCCAGCGTGAGCCAGGTCACGCCCCCCGAGTTCGACTCCCACGTGCGCGACCGAGTCAACGCCTTGGTGAGGAACGTTACCTTCGGCGCCGTCGGGGACTTCCTCTTGCAGGACGAACCTCTTTACCTGACGCCGCCCCTCAGCGCCGTCGCCACCAATTTCTTCCAT GGCCGCTGGAGTTTGCCCGTGACCCAGAATGACCTCTTCGACATGGACTTCTTGCAATTCCCGACGGCGGAGAGGCGGCTGGTCAGAACAGTCGGGCTGTCCAAGAAGATGACCATTAACGCTGGTTATTCGAGCGCTGCTGACGTCACCACTGCCGAG ATTCCGTTTTACTCTCGTCTGGGTGAGCTGTCCCTCATCGTCGTCATGCCGGGGAAACAGAAGGACTTTGTTGCTAACGGCCTGGCACAG CTGGAGGCGTCCCTGTCACCTGCGAAGTGGAGTCAGGTCCTGAGATCGATGCTGCCCAACACAGTCCAGTTCCAGATGCCTGTCTTCAGACACAGGGCCTTCCATAACTTCTCAGACATCCTCCAGGACGTGGGTCTGAGTGAGCTCTTCCAg GCTGACAAGGCGGACTTCTCGGGGATCAACAACGTGAAGGGCCTCCGCCTGAGCGACGTCGTGCAGCTCACGGAATTCCAGTCGTGCCAGATCGAGGAGCCCCTCCAGGACGGATCCATCTCCTCCAGAAGGGCTCGCAGGATGGCTCAAGGAGGCGACGTCGACGAAACAGGCCCGACGGCTTACTACAGGCAAACCTACATTTACGGCCTTCCCATGTTCGATTACAAGC TCTCGACATGGGATATGCCTCCGTCGAGTCCCTCCACAGAGCGGAGTCGTCGCAGCCGCCCTCCGTGGCCTCACTGAGGACCGaagcgcctcctcctcctctcccggaCCTCACTTCCTCGAAGACCGAGTGGAACGGTGACGGCTTCCCAGGACTTCAGGCGGAGTCCCTTCTGCGCCAGGACCTGCTGGACTACTACGGGCCTCTCCCATCCGCCCCCGACGAGAACCGGGTCAACCGCATGGGGATACCGACAGGACGCAAGCCTGCCACAGGAGGGACGTACTACAGACAGGACGACACGGGGACGCTGGCCTTCGACCGCGCCTTCCTATACGTCGTCAGACACAATCCGACGGGCTTATTGCTCTTCATGGGGCGCTACCTCGACCCAGCCGCCAACTAA